DNA sequence from the Stenotrophomonas sp. 24(2023) genome:
GTTTCGCACCGCCTGACTACCACCTGCTGGTGGAGGATGACCAGGCCGTGGCGCTGTCGATGGATGCACCAGTGCTGTTCTCGCGCCCGGCGATCGACCCGTTGTTCGAATCGGCCGCGGCCGTGTTCGGCCCAGCCGTGCTGGCCGTGCTGCTGACGGGTGCCAGCAGCGATGGCAGCGAAGGCGTGGCCGCGGTGCGCGCCGCCGGTGGCCAGGCGTGGTTGCAATGTCCCGAGGAGGCGCAGGCATCGACGATGCCGGCCTCCGCCCTGCAGCACGCCGGCGCCGATGCCGTGCTGCCCCTTGAATTGATGTGTCGGCGCCTGAAGGAGTTGTTTGCATGAACCTGCTGCCACCGGACCC
Encoded proteins:
- a CDS encoding chemotaxis protein CheB yields the protein MLGMRPRLLVVGASAGGVAALQQVLGALPAQLPIPVLVVLHLPRDRPSRLAEVLGPYCVLALREAEDKQPLQAGTVSFAPPDYHLLVEDDQAVALSMDAPVLFSRPAIDPLFESAAAVFGPAVLAVLLTGASSDGSEGVAAVRAAGGQAWLQCPEEAQASTMPASALQHAGADAVLPLELMCRRLKELFA